The DNA region AGGAACTGACGCAGCCCAAGAAGGACCAGTACGCCATCATCGCGGGTGCGACCAGCATGCTCGCCATGTCGGCGGGTGCGCCCTTCTACTGGCGGCTGGACGAGAAGACCGGCAAGTTCACCACCGACCTGGAGACGCCGGAGTTCCGCAAGGCGGTGGAGACCGCCCGGCTGCTGTACAAGGCGGGCTGCTTCTACCCGGGCACGCTCCAGATGTCCGGGGCGCAGAAGGCCCAGTACACGGACATGTTCAAGAACGGCAAGGGCGCCTACGTCTACGACGGGATGCCCACCTACCTGGCGCCCGGCGTCGGGTACGTCGCCGCCATGGGAGCGATCGACAAGAAGTACGACCCGCGCCCCTTCGTGCCGGTCGGCAAGGACGCCATCGCCTGGATGGACAACGTCAAGCTGGAGAACACCCACATCAAGAAGGCGTCCGGGGACCGCGTCAAGCAGATCCTGGCCCTCGCCGACTTCGCCGCGTCCCCGTTCGGCAGCCAGGAGTACACGCTCATCAACTACGGCGTCGAGGGCAAGGACTTCACCCGCGACGCCAAGGGCAACCCGGCGCTCACCAAGCAGGGCACGCAGGACGTCACCGTGCCCTGGAAGTTCATGGCCTCCGCCGTCCCGGCCATCTTCAGCGCCGACTCGGAGCAGGGCGTCCGTCACGTCCACGACGCCTTCACCAAGATGATCCCGATGATGGAGCAGGACCCGACCCTGCAGTACTCCTCGCCCACGTGGGACTCGAAGGGGTCCGGCAGCCTCTACACGTTCAAGCAGGACGCGCTCAAGGACATCGTCGCGGGCCGCAAGCCCATGTCCGCCTACGACCAGCTCGTCAAGGACTACCTGGCCAAGGGCGGCGAGCAGGCGCGCGGCGAATTCGAGGAAGCCTTCCAGAAGGGGAAGAAGTGACGACCCGACGCTCGGCCCTCAGACTCGGCGGCGCGGCGGTCGCCGCGGCCGTCGCCGTACCCGCACTCGGTTCGACCGCCATCGCACAGCCACACGGCTTCGACCCGAAGCCGGGCCCGGACGGCGTCGGCGACCCGCTCTTCCCGACCCTCGGCAACGGCGGCTACCAGGTCGTCCACTACGACCTGACCTTCGACTTCACCCCGGTCACCTACGACTTCACCGCCGTGGTGCGGATCAACGCCAAGGCCACCCAGGACCTCTCCGCGTTCAACCTGGACACCGACGGACACACCATCGACTCCGTCACCGTCGGCGGCCGCCCCGCCACCTGGGCGCTCGCGCCCGGCAAGAGCGGCCAGGAGTTCACCGTCACCCCCGCCCGCCCGCTCCACAACGGGCAGGCGTTCACCACCGAGGTGCGATACCGGGGCAACGGCAAGTCGCCCCGACTCGGCCTGACCGGCTGGAAGTTCGGCACCGACGGCGGCTTCGCCTCCGCCGCCCAGTCCTCCCGCGCCGACACCTTCCTGCCCTGCAACGACACCCCGTCCGACAAGGCGACGTGGACCTTTCACATCAGCGCACCGCAGGGCTATGTCGCCGCCGCCAACGGTGAATTGCTCCACAAGACCCCGCGCGCCGACGGCTCCACCGTCTGGCACTTCGCCCTGCGCGAGCGCATGGCGACCGAACTCATCGGCATCGCCGTAGTCAAGGGCACCTATCTGTACGGCACCAGCCATCGCGGTCTGCCGCTGCGGCACATCGTCCCGCAGGGCCAGGAGGACAAGTACGGACCCGTAGTCGCCCGTACCGCCGACCATCTGGCCTGGCTGGAGGCGAAGTTCGGCCGCTACCCGTTCTCCGTCTACGGCGTCCACATCTACGACGGCTACACCGACGCCCTGGAGAACCAGACCCTCTCCCTGTTCTCCACCAACTGGTTCAAGCTCAACGCCAACGGCCGGCCCGGTTACGAGACCACGATGGTCCACGAACTGGTCCACCAGTGGTTCGGCGACTCCGTCACCCCGAACGACTGGCAGCAGGCCTGGCTCAACGAGGGCCCCGCCGTGTACTACGCCGGTCTGTACGGTGAGGAGCGCGGCTGGTCGGTCTTCGAGGACAAGATGAAGGCGACGTACGAGAAGCTCGACGCGGTCCGCGCCGCCGACGGCCCGCCCGGACTGCCCAAGGCGCTCGGCGGCACCAACATCTACGACGGCGGCGCCCTCGTTCTGTACGCGCTCAGCCTGCAGATCGGTCAGCGAATGTTCGACCGGGTCATGCGCGAGTGGGTGAAGCGCTTCAAGGACTCCACGTACACCAGCGAGGCGTTCATCCTGCACACCGTCGACGTCACCGGCGACACCTCCGTCGACCCGTTCCTGCGCGACTGGCTCTTCGGAGCCGTGAACCCACCCATGCCCGGCCACCCCGACTGGAAGGCCTCCGCGTGAACCGCCACTCCCTGAACGTCGTACGAGGAACCGCCGCTGCCGCCTCCGCCGCCGTCCTGGCCGCCCTCCTCGCGGCCCCGGCCGCCCAGGCCGCGCCCGGCGCCCGCACCCTGTACGCGGCCCCGGACGGAGCCGGCACCTCCTGCACGGTCGCCCGCCCGTGCAGCCCGGAAGGCGCCCGTGACCAGGCCCGCACCGAGACCGGGCGCGATGTCCGCGTCCTGCTGAAGAACGGCACGTACAAGCTCGACCGGCCCCTGAAGCTCGGTGCCGCCGACTCCGGGAAGGACGGGCACACCGTCACCTGGACCGCGGCCCCCGGCGCCCGCCCCGTCCTCTCCGGCGGACAGGACATCACCGGCTGGCGGCAGAACGCCGACGGCACCTGGACCGCCGGCGTCCCGGCCGGCGTCGACCCGCGCCAGCTCTTCATCGACGGCCGGCGCGCGACCCGCGCCCGCGGCGGGGCCTGCGCCGCCGGCACCTGCGACGCCACGAAGACCGGCATGACCGGCGCGGTCGCCACGGGCATCGCCGACTGGCAGCGTCCCACCGACGCCGAAGCCGTCATCCGGGTCCGCTGGCGCAACTACCACTGCCGGATCACGGGCGTGAACGGCGATGTCATGACCTTCGCCCAGCCCTGCTGGACCAACTCGGCGAGCGGCACCGACCGCACCGGCCCCGCCTGGGACTCCACCACGGTCGACTCCACCCGCTACAGCGGCGTCGCCTTCTTCGAGAACGCCCCCGAACTCCTCGACCAGCCGGGTGAGTTCGTCTGGAACTCGAAGGACCGCACCGTCACCTACCTGCCGCGCAAGGGCGAGAACATGCGCCACGCGCGGGCCGTCACCCCGCACACCGAACAGCTGCTCGTCGTCGACGGCGCCCATGACGTCACCGTCAGCGGGATCGGCTTCGCGTACGCGGCGTACCGTCAGCCCGGCACCGACGAGGGCTACGCGGGCATGCAGGCCGGTCTCACCCTGACCGGAGCCACCGGCCCCGTCGACCACGCGGGCCGCTTCTACACCAAGCCGTCCGCCGCGGTGACCGTCCGCGGCGGACAGCGCGTCAGCATCGAGAACACCCGGTTCAGCCGGCTCGGCGGGG from Streptomyces sp. NBC_01591 includes:
- a CDS encoding right-handed parallel beta-helix repeat-containing protein, producing the protein MNRHSLNVVRGTAAAASAAVLAALLAAPAAQAAPGARTLYAAPDGAGTSCTVARPCSPEGARDQARTETGRDVRVLLKNGTYKLDRPLKLGAADSGKDGHTVTWTAAPGARPVLSGGQDITGWRQNADGTWTAGVPAGVDPRQLFIDGRRATRARGGACAAGTCDATKTGMTGAVATGIADWQRPTDAEAVIRVRWRNYHCRITGVNGDVMTFAQPCWTNSASGTDRTGPAWDSTTVDSTRYSGVAFFENAPELLDQPGEFVWNSKDRTVTYLPRKGENMRHARAVTPHTEQLLVVDGAHDVTVSGIGFAYAAYRQPGTDEGYAGMQAGLTLTGATGPVDHAGRFYTKPSAAVTVRGGQRVSIENTRFSRLGGAGAILEAGTEDSSVTRSSFTDLSSGAIYVGDTEPMPSAALAGERNTVAYNTITRSGVEYTDAVGIWAGYEAGLTVDHNSLDHLPYSGISVGWGWNQPESQKSVLRDNKVTDNRITNVMEVAQAQHDGGAIYTQGAQPGTVVSGNYINRSAFGNTERDGNGIYLDEQSSHILVEKNVITRIGYKWVSNWAGYGIENTARGNWTDTAAPALGGRGSVMTDNLTGLDRLPAEALAVARRAGANGGPVEQLRTDLARTGTATQSSTEGTADAALALDGDTNTDTRTLSEAGAWWQVDLGGEQHIRQIEIWNNSSSTTADFDVVTDDGTIHVSGKALRPTVLDLDSRTRTVKIVTSGTGRVALSQVLVHP
- a CDS encoding M1 family metallopeptidase; its protein translation is MTTRRSALRLGGAAVAAAVAVPALGSTAIAQPHGFDPKPGPDGVGDPLFPTLGNGGYQVVHYDLTFDFTPVTYDFTAVVRINAKATQDLSAFNLDTDGHTIDSVTVGGRPATWALAPGKSGQEFTVTPARPLHNGQAFTTEVRYRGNGKSPRLGLTGWKFGTDGGFASAAQSSRADTFLPCNDTPSDKATWTFHISAPQGYVAAANGELLHKTPRADGSTVWHFALRERMATELIGIAVVKGTYLYGTSHRGLPLRHIVPQGQEDKYGPVVARTADHLAWLEAKFGRYPFSVYGVHIYDGYTDALENQTLSLFSTNWFKLNANGRPGYETTMVHELVHQWFGDSVTPNDWQQAWLNEGPAVYYAGLYGEERGWSVFEDKMKATYEKLDAVRAADGPPGLPKALGGTNIYDGGALVLYALSLQIGQRMFDRVMREWVKRFKDSTYTSEAFILHTVDVTGDTSVDPFLRDWLFGAVNPPMPGHPDWKASA
- a CDS encoding extracellular solute-binding protein — encoded protein: MSSSTPINRRALFRMGAGVGLGLAAAPLLAACGDGGTTAKAEAKSASLLPDTAVRNIGLKPDLAGTAAGVPQGFFSYPAKPLRATKNTPLKGAKPISATMETFSPPPPARGKNAAWQEIEKLLGGQVNITAVPADDYGTKFSTMVASDSLPDLFMYPEVGGVDNKAAFLQAKCADLTPYLAGDKIKDYPNLAAIPKGAWQAAIFGGKLYGIPIARTGTGGAGVYRHDLFEEVGVTSLDQITDLDRFVEVCKELTQPKKDQYAIIAGATSMLAMSAGAPFYWRLDEKTGKFTTDLETPEFRKAVETARLLYKAGCFYPGTLQMSGAQKAQYTDMFKNGKGAYVYDGMPTYLAPGVGYVAAMGAIDKKYDPRPFVPVGKDAIAWMDNVKLENTHIKKASGDRVKQILALADFAASPFGSQEYTLINYGVEGKDFTRDAKGNPALTKQGTQDVTVPWKFMASAVPAIFSADSEQGVRHVHDAFTKMIPMMEQDPTLQYSSPTWDSKGSGSLYTFKQDALKDIVAGRKPMSAYDQLVKDYLAKGGEQARGEFEEAFQKGKK